The following coding sequences lie in one Arachis stenosperma cultivar V10309 chromosome 5, arast.V10309.gnm1.PFL2, whole genome shotgun sequence genomic window:
- the LOC130982784 gene encoding peptidyl-prolyl cis-trans isomerase FKBP62-like — MCFHPRLRWRIPVKYVAKLEDGTVVLKSDGVEFTVEEGYFCPALAKAVKTMKKGEKVILTAKPEYAFGENGRPASGDEGAVPWNASLQIDLELVSWKAVSDITKDKKVLKKTLKEGEGYECPNDGAVVQVKLIGKVQDGTVFLKKGHDDEQPFEFKIDEEQVIDGLDKAVMNMKKAEVALVTIHPEYAFGSSGSTQKSTLVQSILK; from the exons ATGTGCTTTCACCCAAGACTCAGGTGGAGGATTCCAG TTAAATACGTGGCTAAGCTTGAAGATGGGACGGTTGTTTTGAAATCTGATGGGGTGGAGTTCACCGTGGAAGAAG GCTATTTCTGTCCTGCATTGGCCAAGGCTGTGAAGACAATGAAGAAGGGAGAGAAAGTCATCCTAACTGCGAAGCCAGAAT ATGCGTTTGGTGAGAATGGAAGGCCAGCATCAGGTGATGAAGGTGCCGTGCCTTGGAATGCTTCTCTGCAAATTGATCTCGAGTTGGTATCTTGGAAGGCTGTATCTGACATAACCAAGGATAAGAAGGTTCTCAAGAAGACCCTGAAGGAGGGAGAGGGATATGAATGTCCCAATGATGGAGCTGTGGTTCAAG TGAAACTTATTGGTAAGGTGCAAGATGGGACTGTTTTCCTGAAGAAGGGTCATGATGATGAGCAGCcatttgagttcaaaattgacGAGGAGCAAGTGATTGATGGACTTGATAAGGCTGTAATGAACATGAAGAAAGCGGAAGTTGCATTGGTGACCATACATCCTGAATACGCTTTTGGCTCATCTGGGTCAACTCAGAAGAGTACATTAGTGCAATCCATTCTCAAGTAG
- the LOC130982883 gene encoding pentatricopeptide repeat-containing protein At1g62910-like → MLSLFSFSRIMLRYSPCSVPHSAFRLCFPSTSFLHSQSQSRDKYVDIFTRLLSMRPPPSINSFNMILGVLAKRNDFPTALPHVQLLEARGFQFNEVTYVTLIQGLCKTRHISAAVQVLRKIPMHGIVPNVVMYSAIIDSLCKEGLVNLAFRFFSEMLAKGISPDVQSYNIMINGFCKSKMLDKALILFEEMLRKDLVPNTVTYTALIDSLCKSKRISCALELFDKMHDRGQPANVVTYNSLLNGMFKNKQLEKALMLFNQMKKSGIDPNINTYRVLIDGLYNAKEIFQDFCVIGCPPNVRAYNIKIDGLCKKGLFEEALTQLSEMEHNGCLPNAVTFVTVIHALFERDENDMAEKLLREMIARGLLNL, encoded by the coding sequence ATGTTGTCATTGTTCTCATTCTCACGAATCATGTTAAGGTACTCTCCTTGTTCTGTTCCCCACTCCGCTTTCCGTCTTTGCTTCCCTTCAACTTCATTCCTACACTCTCAGTCCCAATCACGTGATAAATATGTTGATATCTTCACTCGCTTGCTCTCTATGCGTCCTCCTCCATCCATCAACTCCTTTAACATGATTTTGGGGGTTCTTGCCAAGAGGAACGATTTTCCCACCGCCCTACCCCATGTTCAGCTGTTGGAAGCCCGGGGATTTCAGTTTAATGAAGTCACTTATGTGACCTTGATTCAGGGACTCTGTAAGACCAGACACATATCAGCTGCTGTTCAAGTGTTGAGAAAGATCCCAATGCATGGGATTGTTCCTAATGTCGTCATGTACAGCGCAATTATTGATAGCCTCTGCAAGGAAGGACTTGTGAATCTTGCTTTTCGTTTCTTCTCTGAAATGCTTGCTAAGGGAATCTCTCCTGATGTTCAAAGTTACAATATCATGATTAATGGCTTCTGCAAAAGTAAAATGCTCGATAAAGCCTTGATTCTCTTTGAAGAAATGCTTCGTAAGGACTTGGTTCCAAACACGGTAACTTACACCGCTCTTATTGATAGCTTGTGCAAATCAAAGAGAATCTCTTGTGCTTTGGAGCTTTTCGACAAGATGCATGATAGAGGTCAACCTGCTAACGTAGTCACTTACAATTCCTTGTTGAATGGGATGTTCAAaaacaaacaacttgaaaagGCACTTATGTTATTCAATCAAATGAAAAAGAGTGGCATTGATCCAAATATAAACACATACAGAGTACTTATTGATGGCCTATACAATGCAAAAGAGATTTTTCAAGATTTTTGCGTTATAGGCTGTCCTCCAAATGTGAGGGCCTACAATATTAAGATCGATGGGCTCTGCAAAAAGGGCTTATTTGAAGAAGCATTGACCCAGCTGTCGGAAATGGAACACAATGGTTGCTTACCAAATGCTGTGACTTTTGTAACTGTTATTCATGCTTTGTTTGAAAGAGATGAGAATGACATGGCGGAGAAACTTCTTCGGGAAATGATTGCTAGAGGCTTATTGAATTTATAA
- the LOC130981306 gene encoding phosphopantothenoylcysteine decarboxylase-like, with translation MGGASMSMPVVAVSGPIPDPSRVAAETVMASLSPEESVGQNFTWPKPCPPPRKPRVLLAACGCLSAAKFGQICQCFLTWADINTVVTENARVFLERSSFPHNVQMFSDIDQGRVWSESGPLLGSPLPDALSKWADVMVVAPISANTIAKIVGGLCDNLLTTIIRVWDYEKTLYFAPSMDPLMWANPLTERQFRSLRALGPYVIILAEDNAQKHMPDPEIISVFVKINIRVKD, from the exons ATGGGTGGTGCCTCGATGTCGATGCCTGTGGTAGCAGTGTCAGGTCCGATCCCTGATCCTTCACGTGTTGCGGCTG AGACTGTGATGGCTTCATTATCACCTGAGGAAAGTGTAGGGCAAAATTTTACATGGCCGAAGCCTTGTCCTCCTCCAAGGAAGCCTCGCGTTCTCCTCGCTGCTTGTGGATGCCTATCGGCTGCGAAATTCGGACAGATTTGCCAATGTTTCTTGACATGGGCAGATATAAATACTGTGGTCACAGAAAATGCACGGGTTTTTCTTGAAAGATCATCATTTCCACATAATGTGCAAATGTTTTCCGATATAGATCAAGGGAGGGTTTGGTCAGAATCAGGTCCTCTACTCGGTTCGCCTTTACCTGATGCTCTTTCTAAATGGGCTGATGTCATGGTCGTTGCTCCAATTTCTGCAAATACCATTGCAAAG ATTGTTGGAGGGTTGTGCGACAATTTGCTAACAACTATCATAAGAGTATGGGACTACGAAAAGACGCTCTATTTCGCGCCATCGATGGACCCTTTGATGTGGGCAAATCCTTTAACAGAGAGACAGTTTCGTTCCCTTCGTGCACTTGGTCCCTATGTAATCATACTAGCTGAAGACAACGCTCAAAAGCATATGCCTGATCCTGAAATCATTTCTGTATTTGTGAAAATAAATATCAGAGTGAAAGACTGA
- the LOC130982882 gene encoding WAT1-related protein At3g18200-like — MGSNIVREKVKLLVALLALQFCFAGFHIVSRLALNIGVSKVVYPVYRNLIALILLTPFAYLLEKNQRPSLTLSLLVQFFLLALLGITANQGFYLLGLYYASPTFASAMQNSVPAITFILALTLRLEKVNMARRNGLAKVIGTIASVGGATIITLYKGPPLLHLQSHQTLGDHNSEEMQQNWRWGCIYLLGHCFSWAGWMVFQAPVVKKYPAKLSLTAFTCFFGLIQFLIIAAFVETDLRNWKIVSLQELFLILYSGIVSSAIVIFLQTWCIQKGGPVFVAAFQPLQTVLVALMAAIILGDQLYSGGVIGAILIVLGLYLVLWGKTSEKNITEPPSSLTKPLLLNEEEEIKVDDAASKDIP, encoded by the exons ATGGGAAGCAATATTGTAAGAGAGAAAGTGAAGCTTCTTGTGGCATTACTTGCACTGCAATTCTGCTTTGCAGGATTTCACATTGTATCAAGACTTGCACTAAACATTGGTGTTAGCAAAGTTGTTTACCCTGTATATAGAAATCTAATTGCTTTGATTTTGTTGACCCCATTTGCCTATCTATTAGAGAA GAATCAAAGACCATCTCTTACACTATCTTTATTGGTTCAGTTCTTCCTATTAGCATTATTGGG GATCACTGCAAACCAAGGCTTTTACTTGTTGGGATTATATTATGCTTCTCCAACTTTTGCTTCTGCAATGCAAAACTCAGTTCCTGCTATCACTTTTATCTTGGCCTTAACTTTAAg GCTTGAGAAAGTGAACATGGCAAGGAGAAATGGATTAGCAAAAGTTATAGGAACCATTGCAAGTGTTGGTGGTGCTACTATTATTACTCTATACAAAGGTCCTCCTCTTCTTCACTTACAAAgccatcaaacacttggagatCATAATTCTGAAGAAATGCAACAAAATTGGAGATGGGGTTGCATATACTTGCTTGGACATTGTTTTTCATGGGCTGGTTGGATGGTTTTTCAG GCTCCTGTGGTGAAGAAGTATCCAGCGAAACTTTCGCTCACGGCGTTCACATGCTTCTTCGGATTGATCCAATTCTTGATCATAGCAGCCTTTGTAGAAACTGACTTGAGAAATTGGAAGATAGTATCATTACAAGAGCTTTTCCTCATTCTATATTCT GGAATTGTATCATCTGCAATTGTCATCTTTCTTCAAACATGGTGTATCCAAAAGGGTGGCCCTGTGTTTGTTGCTGCCTTTCAGCCGTTGCAAACAGTCCTAGTAGCTCTCATGGCAGCAATAATTCTTGGTGATCAGTTATACTCTGGAGG GGTTATTGGTGCAATCCTCATTGTGCTTGGTCTCTACTTAGTCCTATGGGGAAAAACCAGTGAAAAGAACATTACTGAGCCACCATCATCATTAACAAAGCCCTTGTTGCTCAATGAAGAGGAAGAGATTAAAGTTGATGATGCAGCTTCAAAAGACATACCATGA